A region of Lichenibacterium dinghuense DNA encodes the following proteins:
- a CDS encoding 8-oxoguanine deaminase, producing MSPAADRLWIKDPLAIVADGAERGLVVEGRTIAELVPAGAEPSAPARVFDASRHVVLPGLINTHHHFYQTLTRAHPAAIDKPLFPWLKALYPLWARLTPEDLRAATRIALVELLMSGCTTAADHHYLYPAGLEQAVDIEVEAARDVGLRMTVTRGSMNLSEKDGGLPPDSVVQDEDAILRDSERVLNLFHDPRRGADIRIGLAPCSPFTVTERLMRETAALAERHDCALHTHLAETADEEAFCVARYGCRPVDLLERNGWLVPRTWVAHGIHFDDAEVARLGRHGVGVCHCAASNMVLASGICRTVELEAAGAPVGLGVDGSASNDASNMMEALRQALMIGRLRYGAERVSHRDVIRWGTEGSARCLGRDDVGRIAPGMQADLALFTLDETRFAGAHDPVAALVLCNANRADRVMVGGRWRVEDGHPVGLDLAKMIADQRQAAKRFA from the coding sequence TTGAGCCCCGCCGCCGACCGCCTCTGGATCAAGGACCCGCTGGCCATCGTCGCCGATGGCGCCGAGCGCGGCCTCGTGGTCGAGGGGCGGACGATCGCCGAGCTGGTGCCGGCCGGCGCCGAGCCGAGCGCGCCGGCGCGGGTCTTCGACGCGTCGCGCCACGTTGTGCTGCCGGGCCTCATCAACACGCACCACCACTTCTACCAGACGCTCACGCGCGCCCATCCCGCGGCCATCGACAAGCCGCTGTTCCCCTGGCTGAAGGCGCTCTACCCGCTCTGGGCGCGGCTGACCCCCGAGGACCTGCGCGCCGCCACCCGCATCGCGCTCGTCGAACTGCTCATGTCGGGCTGCACCACCGCGGCCGACCACCACTACCTCTACCCGGCCGGCCTGGAGCAGGCCGTCGACATCGAGGTGGAGGCCGCGCGCGATGTCGGCCTGCGCATGACGGTGACGCGGGGCTCGATGAACCTGTCCGAGAAGGACGGTGGCCTGCCGCCCGACTCCGTGGTGCAGGACGAGGACGCGATCCTGCGGGACAGCGAGCGGGTGCTGAACCTGTTCCACGATCCCAGGCGCGGCGCGGACATCCGCATCGGCCTCGCGCCCTGCTCGCCCTTCACCGTCACCGAGCGGCTGATGCGCGAGACCGCGGCGCTCGCCGAGCGGCACGACTGCGCGCTCCACACCCACCTCGCCGAGACCGCCGACGAGGAGGCCTTCTGCGTGGCCCGCTACGGCTGCCGGCCGGTCGACCTCCTGGAGCGCAACGGCTGGCTCGTGCCCCGCACCTGGGTGGCGCACGGCATCCACTTCGACGACGCGGAGGTGGCGCGCCTCGGCCGCCACGGCGTCGGCGTGTGCCACTGCGCGGCCTCCAACATGGTGCTGGCCTCCGGCATCTGCCGCACCGTCGAACTGGAGGCGGCCGGCGCGCCCGTCGGCCTCGGCGTCGACGGCTCGGCCTCCAACGACGCTTCCAACATGATGGAAGCGCTGCGCCAGGCGCTGATGATCGGCCGGCTGCGCTACGGCGCCGAGCGCGTCAGCCACCGCGACGTGATCCGCTGGGGCACCGAGGGTTCGGCGCGCTGCCTCGGCCGCGACGACGTCGGCCGGATCGCGCCGGGGATGCAGGCCGATCTCGCGCTCTTCACCCTCGACGAGACGCGCTTCGCCGGCGCGCACGACCCCGTGGCGGCACTGGTGCTGTGCAACGCCAACCGCGCCGACCGGGTGATGGTGGGCGGACGCTGGCGCGTGGAGGACGGGCACCCCGTCGGGCTCGACCTCGCCAAGATGATCGCGGACCAGCGCCAGGCGGCGAAGCGCTTCGCGTGA
- a CDS encoding nucleoside deaminase produces the protein MTTDDEDARFLAQAVALSRSRMEAGLGGPFGAVIVRDGAVLAEGWNAVTSAKDPTAHAEVTAIRRACAAVDDFSLAGATIYSSCEPCPMCLSAIYWARLDRLVFANTRHQAAAIGFDDAFLYDEVPKPPLDRRMPTRHLAMPEAEACFHAWAEKTDKVSY, from the coding sequence ATGACGACGGACGACGAGGACGCGCGGTTCCTGGCCCAGGCGGTCGCCCTGTCGCGCTCGCGCATGGAGGCCGGCCTCGGCGGGCCCTTCGGCGCCGTGATCGTGCGGGACGGCGCCGTCCTGGCCGAGGGCTGGAACGCCGTCACCTCCGCCAAGGACCCGACCGCCCACGCCGAGGTCACGGCGATCCGACGCGCCTGCGCGGCCGTGGACGACTTCAGCCTCGCAGGGGCGACGATCTATTCGAGTTGCGAGCCGTGCCCGATGTGCCTCTCCGCCATCTACTGGGCGCGGCTCGACCGGCTCGTCTTCGCCAACACGCGCCACCAGGCCGCCGCCATCGGCTTCGACGACGCCTTCCTCTACGACGAGGTGCCGAAGCCCCCGCTGGATCGGCGCATGCCGACGCGCCACCTCGCCATGCCCGAAGCTGAGGCCTGCTTCCACGCCTGGGCCGAGAAGACCGACAAGGTGAGCTATTGA
- a CDS encoding VOC family protein → MRYLHTMIRVTDLDKTLHFFETLLGMTETRRIDNEKGRFTLVFLAASEDVESGRTDKAPLVELTHNWDPEDYRGGRNFGHLAYEVDDIYALCQKLMDAGVTINRPPRDGHMAFVRTPDDISLELLQKGGPKKPAEPWASMKNTGEW, encoded by the coding sequence ATGCGATACCTGCACACGATGATCCGCGTCACGGATCTCGACAAGACGCTGCACTTCTTCGAAACGCTGCTCGGCATGACCGAGACGCGCCGCATCGACAACGAGAAGGGGCGGTTCACCCTCGTGTTCCTGGCCGCCTCGGAGGACGTGGAGAGCGGCCGCACCGACAAGGCGCCGCTGGTCGAGCTGACCCACAACTGGGATCCCGAGGACTACAGGGGCGGCCGCAACTTCGGCCACCTCGCCTACGAGGTCGACGACATCTACGCCCTCTGCCAGAAGCTGATGGACGCCGGCGTGACCATCAACCGCCCGCCCCGCGACGGCCACATGGCCTTCGTGCGCACGCCGGACGACATCTCGCTGGAGCTGCTCCAGAAGGGCGGTCCCAAGAAGCCGGCCGAGCCCTGGGCCTCGATGAAGAACACGGGCGAGTGGTGA
- a CDS encoding tRNA1(Val) (adenine(37)-N6)-methyltransferase, producing MPEPDRLLGGRLALLQAPAGHRAGTDAVLLAAAAAIAPGDAFVDVGAGVGTAGLALALRCPDACGLLLEADAAAADLARHNAALNGVGDRVAVVEADLFARAAERPAALRAEAASLVVTNPPFFAAGAVRASPNAARATAHVAGPRGHGDWLAAAAALLAPKGRLVMIHRPDALPALLAACDGRLGAVAVRPVLPREGADAHRILLAGIKGSRAPLRIGAPLVLHGSGGGFTAEAEAIHRGEALAAM from the coding sequence GTGCCTGAGCCGGACCGGCTGCTCGGCGGCCGACTCGCGCTGCTGCAGGCGCCCGCGGGCCATCGCGCCGGCACCGACGCCGTGCTGCTCGCCGCCGCGGCCGCGATCGCGCCGGGGGACGCCTTCGTCGACGTCGGAGCCGGGGTGGGCACGGCGGGGCTGGCGCTGGCGCTGCGCTGCCCGGACGCCTGCGGGCTGCTGCTCGAAGCCGACGCGGCCGCGGCGGATCTCGCGCGCCACAACGCCGCGCTCAACGGCGTCGGGGACCGGGTGGCCGTGGTGGAGGCCGACCTCTTCGCCCGCGCCGCCGAACGCCCCGCGGCGCTGCGGGCCGAGGCGGCGTCGCTGGTGGTCACCAACCCGCCGTTCTTCGCGGCCGGCGCGGTGCGGGCCTCGCCGAACGCGGCGCGCGCCACCGCCCACGTGGCCGGGCCGCGCGGCCACGGCGACTGGCTCGCCGCCGCCGCGGCGCTGCTCGCCCCGAAGGGGCGGCTCGTGATGATCCATCGCCCGGACGCCCTGCCGGCACTGCTCGCGGCCTGCGACGGGCGGCTCGGCGCGGTCGCGGTGCGGCCCGTGCTGCCGCGCGAGGGAGCCGACGCGCACCGCATCCTGCTCGCGGGGATCAAGGGCAGCCGGGCGCCGCTGCGCATCGGGGCCCCGCTGGTGCTGCACGGCTCCGGCGGCGGCTTCACCGCCGAGGCGGAAGCGATCCACCGCGGCGAGGCGCTCGCCGCGATGTGA
- a CDS encoding DUF2007 domain-containing protein has product MIEIMRTNDIVLISVVSAILEESRIAHFIADQHMSVIEGSAGFLARRIMVERDAESRARRLLTDAGFGEELRRA; this is encoded by the coding sequence ATGATCGAGATCATGCGCACCAACGACATCGTCCTGATCTCGGTGGTGTCGGCGATCCTGGAGGAGTCGCGCATCGCTCATTTCATCGCCGACCAGCACATGAGCGTGATCGAGGGGTCGGCGGGCTTCCTGGCGCGCCGGATCATGGTCGAGCGCGACGCCGAATCCCGCGCGCGGCGCCTGCTCACCGACGCGGGCTTCGGCGAAGAGCTGCGCCGTGCCTGA
- a CDS encoding polyprenyl synthetase family protein, whose protein sequence is MGVVIPLGETAQEAGIGKLWSLVRADMERVNQAIVARTGSDVAMIPEVANHLIESGGKRLRPMMTLAAAGLCGYAGDGHVKLAASVEFMHTATLLHDDVVDQSDMRRGKLAARMLWGNEASVLVGDFLLGQAFRMMVEVGSLPCLSVLADAAAVIAEGEVMQISAAKDTATTEDDYVAVIRAKTAALFAAACEVGPILAGRSKAEMAACRAYGTNLGIAFQLIDDALDYGGSSAKLGKNVGDDFREGKITLPVVLSFRRGSSEERAFWVRTLEKAEIAEGDLETAIATMRRHRAIEDTIERARHYGAMARDALELFPASEHRAALLEVVDFCVRRAN, encoded by the coding sequence TTGGGCGTGGTGATCCCCCTCGGTGAAACGGCCCAGGAGGCCGGCATCGGCAAGCTCTGGTCCCTCGTGCGGGCCGACATGGAACGGGTCAATCAGGCCATCGTGGCCCGGACCGGCTCCGACGTGGCCATGATCCCCGAGGTCGCCAACCACCTCATCGAGTCGGGCGGCAAGCGCCTGCGCCCCATGATGACGCTCGCCGCGGCGGGGCTGTGCGGCTACGCGGGCGACGGCCACGTCAAGCTCGCGGCCTCGGTCGAGTTCATGCACACGGCGACGCTGCTGCACGACGACGTCGTCGACCAGAGCGACATGCGCCGCGGCAAGCTCGCCGCCCGCATGCTGTGGGGCAACGAGGCTTCCGTGCTGGTCGGCGACTTCCTGCTCGGGCAGGCCTTCCGCATGATGGTGGAGGTGGGCTCCCTGCCCTGCCTGTCCGTCCTGGCCGACGCCGCGGCGGTGATCGCCGAGGGCGAGGTCATGCAGATCTCGGCCGCCAAGGACACGGCGACGACCGAGGACGACTACGTCGCGGTGATCCGCGCCAAGACGGCGGCGCTGTTCGCCGCGGCCTGCGAGGTCGGCCCCATCCTGGCCGGGCGGAGCAAGGCCGAGATGGCGGCCTGCCGCGCCTATGGCACCAACCTCGGCATCGCGTTCCAGCTCATCGACGACGCGCTGGACTACGGCGGCTCCAGCGCCAAGCTCGGCAAGAACGTCGGCGACGACTTCCGCGAAGGCAAGATCACCCTGCCGGTGGTGCTCTCATTCCGCCGTGGCTCGTCCGAGGAGCGGGCCTTCTGGGTCCGCACGCTGGAGAAGGCCGAGATCGCCGAGGGCGACCTCGAGACCGCCATCGCCACGATGCGCCGCCACCGCGCCATCGAGGACACGATCGAGCGCGCCCGGCACTACGGCGCCATGGCGCGCGACGCGCTGGAGCTGTTCCCCGCGTCCGAGCACAG